From the Actinopolymorpha singaporensis genome, the window GCCGCTTTGGGGCACTGGTCGGTCGCGAAGCTCGGGACAGGCGATCGGATACCGACGGCGATTGGTGTGGCGGCGGGAGTCATCGTGGTTGCGTTGCTCGCGGCCGCGATCCGGCGCCTCTTCATCGCCGGGCGCGACCTCGCCGTGGCCGCCATCACGTGCCGGCAGCTGGGTCCCGCGGCGGACGGGCTCGTGGTTGTTCAAGACGAACGACCCGACGCCTACACCCTGCCATCCGGCCTCAGCGGCCGGGTCGTCGTCTCCACCGCCATGCTGCGTGCACTGCCCGCGGGTGAGCGCCGGGTCCTCCTCGCGCACGAGGCCTCACATCTACGCCATCGGCATCACCTCTATGTCCAGGTTGTCGAACTGTCAGCCGCTGCCAACCCACTGCTGCGTCCATTGGCGACTGCCGTCCGTGCTGCGATCGAGCGGTGGGCAGACGAGGACGCCGCCGAAGAAGTTTGCGACCGCCGGCTGGCGGCGCGGGCACTGGCCCGTGCGGGACTTGCGCGTTCCGGCTCACTGCCGGGCGTTGCGCTGGCCGCCGCCGCGTCAGCGGTCTCCGACCGTGCCCGGGCGCTTCTGGGTGAGCCACCCAGGCGTCGGCGGGGGCTGGCACTGGCGGTCGCCGCGCTTACTGTCGTCGCCCTCGCCGCATCCGCGGAGACCGCCAAGGACACCGACCACCAGTTCGAGATCGCCAAGGCCGCCTACATCCGCACCCAACCAGGGAACAGACACGCATCCTGCACGGCGGCCAAGGCACGCGTTGCCGCCACCCAGGACGTCCCGCGCTGGACGACATCCGGGGTGAGCCACTCATGCAACAGGCCGCGGCCGTTCATAGCTTGACTCCGATCCGTGCGGACGGACGCCCTCACGACAGCGCCTCCTCGGCTCCGAGACTGTCGACAGCTTCTTGAGCGGGCTGCGCGGCTCCAGCAGGCTGCGTGTTGTCGACGGTGCCGGGATCGGCTCACCTCCCGGTGCCGTCGGCGGAGTGCGACCGTGCGGCCGTGGGCCGGCGCGATCGGCGGATCTCGAGCAGTACCGATACCAGGGAGAGGATCACGATGACCGCGACGATCGGGAGCAGGTAGTGGTCTACGTTCGGGACCGAGGAGCCAAGCAGATAGCCCGCCACGGTGACGCCGACCGTCCACACGGTGCCACCCAGCACCTGCCAGGCGGTGAAGGTACGGGTGGAGACACCGACGGTCCCTGCGAGCGGGTTCATCACCGTGCGCACCAGCGGGATGAACCGTGCCAGCACCAGTGCTTTACCCGTCCCGTACCGGTCCAGGGCCTGGCGCGCTCGTTCGATCGCCTGCCCCAACCTTGGGCGGTCAGGTCGATCCAGCAGCCTGGGGCCGACCGTGCCGCCGATCCAGAACCCGGTCTGGGCTCCTAGCAGGGCTCCCGCAACCGCGGCGGGGAGCACCGTGGTCAGCGAGAGATGAACTGCCGAAGTCGAGGCCGTGGCACACAGCAGACCGGCGGTGAACAACAGGGAATCGCCCGGCAGGAAGAACGCGACCAGCAGCCCGGTTTCGGCGAACAGAACCAGGAAGACACCCAGCGCGCCCAGACTGGCCAGCAGGCTGTGCGGATCCAGAAGGTTCATCCAGTTCCCTCTCTCGGCTCACCGGCCCTGACGCGGGCTCAGCGAAGTCTCGTCGGCACCACAAATGAGCGGGACAGTGTGTCGTACTAGGCCCATCAGACAGAGCGGCTGCTCGATGCGGGCGGAGACCGGTACCTGCAAGGTTCCCCACCGACTCGAGCAACGGTGATGTGCACCTAGTGCCCGGCGCTGCTCCTGGCCCAGCGACGAATGCGGCCCGCGAGTCGACGTCCAGTCCGGACCGGTCGCTTCCACACGTCGCCATCCGGAGCGCTGCCCTTCGCGCCGGGAGTGCGCCGTGTCGGCAGCGACAGGGCTTCGACGGCTGGTGTGCCGTCGGGCGTCGTGGTGATCGTGGCCGGGAGCCGTACGAAGGCGGTGTTGGCGGTGAGGCGGACCTCCACCGACCAGCGTCCTGGATCAAGCTCACCGTGATGGCGGGCCGACAGGATGGTGCCTGCGGCGGCTGTCGTTTCGGCAGGGGTGAGTACCGCGGGGAGGGTCACCGCGGAGTCGGCGTCCGTGTTCTGCGTCAGCCGCAGGGCGCTGCTGCCGGTGGCCGGCTGTGGCACGACGGCCGTGAGCGGGACGGAGATGTGCAGGTCCAAGCTGCCGTCGTCGTAGCTGATCTGCGGCAGGTCCCGCATGATGTGCACACTGTGGAGGCGGTCGGTGTGGTTGCCGACGTCGAGGGTGAGGTTGCCCTTGTCGGTCCAGTAGGGCGTCACCACTGTGTCCGGGTTGGAGAGTACGGCCGGGGCACAGTGGAACGTGGCTACTTCGGAGCGATGCGATCCCAGCCGGGTTTCCTTCGTCCAGCCACAGCTGGTGATGCGAACGAAGAGATCCCAGGTTCCCTTCGGGAGCGGCCGTCCGCTCGCGGCGTTGGCGATGTCGATGGCGGCCCTCGCCTGGAACACTTGTCCGAAGACCGCACCGTGCTCGGCGACTGGGTGGCGGGTGCGGTTGAAGGTGGTCGGGAGCAGGTATTCGGCCCTGGTGTCCCGGTCCCTGGCGAGTACGTCGACCTTGCTTTTCTGCAGCCGGGATGTGCAGTCCAGGTCTGCTTCGGTGAGCGCGGCCTGTCCGGCAGGCGACAGCATGGAATTACGTCGAGTCTGTCGCGGCCGTCGCGGTGGGCGAACGTGAGCAGCTTGTCACCGTTGCGTAGCTCGGCGGTCAGCGTCAGCTGGAGTGCGCCGTCCTGCCATCCGAGGTCGTCGAGCTCGGCCGCGGCGGCGATGTTGTTCTCCCAGTCGGCGAAGCTGAGTAGATCCTTCAGGAGGCCGGCTTGGGCGAGGCTGCCGATGACACGGTAGGTGGGGGGAAGCGTCGCTGCGACGCCGGGCCCGAACCGTTCGGCGACCACCAGCCGGACCTCGTCCAGGAGGGGGCCGCGTTGGCCGGCGGGGGTGTCGAGCAGGCGTTTGCCCCTCAGGCGTTCCAGCATCTCCACCCGATACCAGCGGCGATAGAGGCGGTCGCGTAGCGGTCCGGGTTCGGTGTTGGCCTCGACGATGTCCAGGGCCTCGCGCAGAAAGCCGAAATAGCTCTTGGGATCGAGGCACTCGAACCCGGCATTGGAGTCGTCGTCACGGCGGACGTGGTAGTAGCAGACGTAATCGCTGAGTACGGAGATGGTGTCGGCGGCGAAGTAGGCGGCGATCACGAAGACATGGTCCTCGAGCCGGCGCCGGCCTTCGGGAAAGCGGAGACCGTGCTTGTCGAGAAACGCCCTGCGGAAGAGCTTGTGTGGAGTGAGGCTGTCGATGAGCGGCGAGTCGGCCAGGGTCGCGGCCGGGTAGGTCTTGCGGAACAGTTCGCGGGGGACGCCGCGGCCCTTGCCGACCATCTTGCCGACAACGATGTCGGAGTCGTTGGCCTTGGCAAACGCGTACATGCGGCGCAGCGCCTGCTGGCCGAGCAAGTCGTCGTTGTCGAGGAAGAAGACGTACTCGCCGTGCGCCGCCTCGATGCCGACGTTGCGTGGCCTGCCGGACCATCCGGAATTCGCTTGGTGGATCACCTGGATGAGGGGGTGTGTCGCTGCGAGGGCATCCAGGCGTCGTGGACTGTCGTCGGTGCTGCCGTCGTCGACGAAGATCACCTCGAACTCCCCGGCCGGCATGTCCTGGTCCAGCAGCGAGGCGATGCAGTCCTCCAGATAACGCCCCGGGTTGTACACCGGGACGATCACGCTCACCTTGACTGCAGCCTCCCGCGCGGAAGCGGCCTCCGGTGTCGAGGGGCCCTCGGCAGGCGATGTCTGGGACGTCATGTCCGGCCCTCACTCATCTGGTTGCTGGTGATCGGCGGGCACACCCGGGCGCTGAGAGCGGCGACCAGGAGGAGCCGGCGTGATCTACAGAGTCGAACTAGCAGCAAGGCTCATGACTCGTTCGAACATGCGTTTGCCCGCTTCGGTTCCCGGACTCATCTGCCCGGACTTGTGCTACTACGGTCGTGGTAGTTCCCAGAGACTACTACAGACTTTGTAGTTGAGAGCCTGATGACCGTCGCCGTGACGGTGACCGTCGGATCGACCTGGGCGTTCCTCGGAGTCATCCAGGACGTCCTGAGTTCCGCTCACCTGCCTTCGCGCACCGGGGACACAAGGCTGGATGTGCCCCCAGCGGGCCGGCGCTACCACCCTCATCGCCTCTCGACTGGTCGCTGCTAGCCGGGAGGCCGAGGAGCTTCGTCCAGGACGAGATATCGAGATGCACTGCGGCCCTTCGCCTACTAATCCTATTTGTCTGGGAGGGTATGGACACCGGGGCGAGGTCTGTGGTTTGGTGTAACCGTGGTTGCATCAGAGTCCGGCTCTGGGAGTTGGGTGTTGCTCGTCTATCGGTTGCCGCGGGCACCTTCCACTCCGCGGATCGCGGTGTGGCGCAAGCTGCGTCGCCTCGGTGTCGCGCAGCTGGGGGACGGGGTGGTGGCGTTGCCCGCCGATGCCCGAACCCGTGAGCAGCTGGAGTGGATCGCGGGGGAGGTACGGGAAGCCTCGGGCAGCGCCGGTGTCTGGCTGGCCCGGCCGGGATCGAACGCGCAGGATCGCGAGCTGGCGGAGTCGATGGCGGCTGCGCGGGCTGAGGAGTACCAGGCGGTACGTCGGGAGGCGGATGCGGCGTTGACGCTCGAAGACAGGGACCGCAGCCGAGTGTTGCGTCGCCTGCGCGGAGAACTCCGACGCATCAGGCGTCGGGACTTCTTTCCACCAGGCGAGCGTGACGAGGCGGTTGCCGCCGTCGAACTGCTCGCCGGCGAGCCCGCAGGGTCGGCTGCCACCAATGTGTCGGCGGTCCGGAAGCCGGTGAGGCGAGCGTGAAGTGGGCGACTCGGCGGGGAGTGCACATCGACCGTGCCGCCTGCGCGTGGCTGATCCGCCGCTACATCGACCCCGACCCCCACCTTCGTCTTCGTCGACGACCCCAGCGAGGTTCCGTCCGATGCGACACCGTTCGACATCCCAGGCGTGGAACTCTCCCACCACGGTGACGACTGCACATTCGAGACCCTGCTTCACCGGCACGAGCTCACCGACCCTGTGCTGTGGCGGCTCGCTGCGCTGGTCCACGAGGCCGACCTCGACGACGGACGGTACGACGCCCCCGAGGCGGTCGGCTTCGACCTAGCCCTGCGGGGCCTGTCCATGGTCGAGCACGACGACCAGGTTCTCGAGATCATCCGACCGGTGTTCGACGGCGCCTACGCGTACTTCCGTCGTGAGCTGCTACTGGGTAGGGAGCCCTCGTGAGTGCCGACGAGCAAACCAACACCGACTTGGTTCGTGGCACTGCCGGTAGGTCGCGAGGTACCGGCGACGTGGTGCCGTTTCGGCAGGCTGTGAAGGTGTGGTTCGCGATCTCGTTGCAGACGTTCGGCGGCCCCGCCGGGCAGATCGCTGTTATGCAGCGCACTCTGGTGGAGCAGCGGCGCTGGATCGGACAGCGGCGGTTCCTGCACGCGTTGAGCTACTGCACGCTGCTGCCCGGCCCGGAGGCGCAGCAGTTGGCGATCTATGTTGGCTGGTTGCTGAACGGGCTGCGCGGTGGGCTGGTCGCCGGGGTGCTGTTCGTCCTACCCGGCATGATCGCCCTTCTCGGACTGTCGGCGGTCTACGTCGCCGCCGGCGACTCCACGGTTGTCGCCTCGCTGTTCGCCGGGCTGGCTCCCGCGGTGCTCGCCATCGTCGCTCAGGCCGTGCTCAGGGTAGGCCGGCGCGCACTGGGAAGCCCTGGCCTGGTGGCTGTGGCGCTCACGGCCTTCGTCGCGCTGTTCGCGTTCGGTGTGCCGTTCCCCGCCGTGGTCGCGTCGGCGGCCGGTGTCGGCTGGGCGCTGGGCCACTGGCGACCAGACGTCATGCCCGCCACGACACGCTCGAACGGCGACGACCACGGCACCGAACCGCTGATCCCCGACGACGCGTTGCACACCGACCGGCCCAGCACCGCCCACAGCGTCAAGGTGCTCGCCGTCGGGCTGCTCGCCTGGGCCGTGCCCGTAGCGGCGGTCGTCGTCCTCACCGGAACCGGCAGCGTCTTCACCGAGCAGAGCCTGTTCTTCTCCGGGGCCGCACTCGTCACCTTCGGCGGCGCGTACGCCGTCCTGTCCTACGTCGCCCAACAGGCGGTCCAGGTGTACGGCTGGCTGGCGCCTGGAGAGATGGTCCGAGGCCTCGCCCTGGCCGAGACCACCCCCGGGCCATTGATCATGGTCGTGCAGTTCGTCGCCTTCGTCGGCGCCTACCGCGACCCCGGGCCGCTCCACCCATGGGTGGCTGCCACGGTGGCCGCGCTGCTCACCACCTGGGTCACCTTCGTGCCCTGTTTCGTCTTCATCTTCCTCGGTGCCCCCTATGTCGAACGACTCCGCAACAACCACGCACTCACCCACGCCCTCAGCGGGATCACGGCAGCCGTGGTGGGTGTCATCGCCAACCTCGCGGTCTTCTTCGCCCTACACACCCTGTTCGCCGACACCGCAACACTCACGCCGGGCCCACTCCGCGCCGAAGTCCCGGTCCTGCCCAGCGTCCAACCCATGGCATTCGCGATCGCTCTGGTCGCCGGGTACCTCCTCCTCCGCCGTAACTGGACAGTCCTGCGCACCCTCGCCGTCTGCGCCGCCATCGGCCTAGTCACCGGCCTCGTCACCACCAGCCTCGGCCAGTAGCCGCTGGGTGTAACTGGTAGCTCGACTCGTTAGGCCCGAACAACCCAGCGCAGCTGCAGCAAACGTAACCTTCTGCTGTGCTGGGCCGCACCACATCGGATCGGCTGGACTGCTGCTGGACTGGACCGGCCGTTTCCGATCGTGTGTCTCCTCGGAATTGTCATGAGTTCCCGCACCGACCGGCGACTCCTCGACGCCGCAGTTGTGGCGGTAGTAGTGGTCTTGGCTGTGGCGGTTGGGTTGATCCGCCATGAGCAGCAGGTAGTCGGGGTGGCGCTGCCGCGGAGCAGCCAGGCCAACGGCCGAGCACCGACCCGTTCGCCACCGCAGCAGGGAACAGGTAGTGCGTATGGCTGGTGCCCGCCGGACAATCGTGGGCCCCTTTGCTACTTCACCGATCCCTCGAACTGAACATCCTCACCAAGGGTCGAGTCGGCGTCGTCCGACATCGGAGGTGACACCTGCACCGTGACGTCACCTGCCAGGTTCTTGGGTATGAAGCAGCCCCAATTCCCGAGCCGCATTTGCTGGCAATGCGGGTCACCTGGCGTCGGCCGGGTAGGTGCGGCCAGCGCCGGCGGCCATGAGGACGTCGACGAAACCGACGCCTCGGGGAGCTCTGCCGTCACAGGGTCACGTCGTTGGTGAGGTGGCCCGTGTCGCCTAGCGTCAGGCGCTCACAGAGACTTACGCCCGGGACCAGTCCGAGGTCCGTCGCCTCGACGCTGCGGTCGGGACCGATCTGCACGGTGGTCGGCCAGCAGGAGACGCCATAGCGGCGGGCGATGCTCCGCTCGGGATCGGCGACGAGCGGGAAGGGAAGCTGCTCACGCTCAGCGAGCTGGGCAACCTGCTGCGGGCCTTCTCCGTCCCCGATCCCGAAAATGTGGGGCCGGTCCGCCCGACCCGTCTCGAGCGCATCACGCAGCTGGCGGAGCTGTTCGACACTCGGCTCAGAGCACGACGTCCAGAAGCTGAGCACCACCGATCCGCCGCGCAGCCTGCGCAGCGCCAGCTGCCTGCCGTCGCCGAGCCGGAGAGGAGCGTCCGGCGCTCGACCGCCTGTGGGCACCGCCAGTCGCAGGGGCCACCAGGCGACCTTGCCTCCGGGCTCGAGATGTTCGTCGAGCGCCCTGGCGAGCTTCGCGGGATCGAGCGCCTCCTCGTCGTGCCACCGGACCAAGCCGTTGGGCCCGACGAGCACGGTAGTCGACCGGTTGGAGATCCCGAATGTTTCGGCCCAGCTGCCCGAGGAGTCCTCGGTCAGCAGCACGGTCGCATCGCCACCCAGGGGTGCCTCTGCGGCGCGTGCGAGTCCGCCCGGCCGTACCACGCCGAGCACGATGAGCGCGGCGTCGCGGAGTCTGGTGGCGGCCAGCGCTTCGGCAATGGTCCGCGCTGCCTCGGCCCATGGCCGTTCGGCGAAGTGCACGAGCAGGTTGGTGGGCCCCTGGCGCGGTGCGAGACCGGACGCCCAGGGATCGTAGTGACCGACGACATTGACCCCTTCCTCCGGCCCGCCCGCCAGCAGCGGAAGCAGGGGCCTGCGGCACGGCGCGGACGGGGTCGGCGGTCCCGTCAGAAGAGGGAGGAGTGCGACGACGAGGGGGCAATCCTCGGCTGCCACCGGCACGAGGCCACCTCCGCGGGTGACCCTGGTGCCCTGAACCGACAGGCATCTTTGGATCGCCGCGATCGGCTTCTCGGTCACGAACCTGTGCTCCTCGTGGTGACCGTCCCACACGAACCGGTCGATCGTCCCGCCCGGGATCCAGCTCTCGAGCGCGTCGGCACGGCTGTTGAGGTCCGCCCGCCGCACCGTCACGGGGCGGGACGGCGCCAACGCGACAGTACCGGCAACGACGACCCCGTCGGCGCGGATCTGCACTCCGGTCAGCGCGACACCGGGGTCAGCCGGATGCAGAGCGCTCATCATCGTCTTGAGGTATCGGCCGATGTCGAGCGCGTCGCGCAGATCTGCCGGAAGCGGATCCAGCTTGGCCTGGAAGCCCGCCTTGATCGCGTTGCGGGCGGCGTCATTGATCAGCGACTCGAAGGCGAACACCCCGTGCAGCCCGATTTCGGGATCTCCGACGAGCGCGGGCCGGACCTGCCCGCCGACGACCTGCAGCGTCACTGCCAGCTGAACCGAGAAACTGAAGTCGTCCGTTGTGGAAAGCGGCCCGACGCCATAGGTGATGCCGCCGTCGCCGCCTACCGAGAACAGGATCCGCCCGGGTTGCAGGTCGAATGTGGCGCCGTTCCAGTCCGGGCGGATACTAATGCTCCAGAAGGTCCCCGAGCGCTCGTAGTCGGGTGGGAGCCCGCCGAGCAGCTCGCGGTGGAGCAGACTCAGCAGGTAGTCCCGTCCGACGGCGACCGCGAAGTCGGCTCCATCGGGGAGGAACCGCGCGCCGACACTGCCCGGGCCCTGCGGGCCGGGGGGCCTGTCGCTGAGGGTGAACAAAAGCATCGCCGACGGGCGCGCGCCCGTTGGCTGAAGCTTGTAGTCGAACCGATAGACCTCCGGCGGAAGCTGTAGCTCGGCGCTGACCGGCTCGCTGTCGCTGTGGAAGGCGTTGCGCACGATCCGCTCCACCAGGATGCGCTGCTGATCGGTCAGCGTGGTTCCTGCCGCCGGCTCGAACCGGACCTCGGATTCGGCGCTGTGGTCTAGACCCAGGAATGTCCTTCGACGCGGGGGGAGCGGGTGCCATTGCCACAGGACGGTCCGCACGAGCCCGGCCGTCAGATACAGGTCACCGTGGAGGAACTCGGGTAGCTCCGCAGGCGTATCGCGCAACCAGGCCCTCAGCCGGAGTCGGGCGCTGATCCTCGGCCAGCAGGTCGGCCGCCCCCAAGGACTGAGCGGACCTCCCCGGGCGACCCTCCTGACCGGCTCCCGGCTGCGCGACCAGAACGTGTCGGCCACTGCGTCCACCGGGAGTGCGACGGTCGGGGTGGAGAGTTGGACCTCGACGGTCGTGCGGACACCGGTCCGTTCGGCCTCCGGAATCGGATCTGCTGCTCCCCGGTAGGTGTCGTCGACGCGGACGGTCAGGCTGTGACACAGCCGCGGGTAGGCCTTGTTCTCGTTCTCGTGGATCGCCGCCAGGACGCAGTTGACCAACCCGATGCTCACCTCGGTGGCAATGTCGTACTCACCCGTGACACTGGCCACGTCTGCACCTCCCCTACTCGAGCCCGGCGGGAAGCTCGATCTTGAAGTCCCCAACGGCCCCGGCTAATCGGAGTAGAGCCCCAGCGCCTGGAAAGTGAAGTCGTCCGGCGACGAAATGCTGGCCACGAACCTGTACACCCAGTTTCCCGAGTCGGGCATGATGAAATTCCCCGTTGGCGAGACTTTCGGCTTCGGAACGCCGTTGACGCTCCCTGTCATTGCGCAGTTGACCATCCAGGCACCGATCTCGCGCTCGTCGAACGAGAACACAAAAAGATCCCCTTGCTGCGTCGCGGTCTTGGTCTCAGGTGTCGTGTGACCGGGCCGAAGGAATGTGAACTTGACGTCGCCAACCACCGTCAGGGGATAGACCACCTGAAGGCTGAACTCCAGCGCCGGGAGCGTGACTGGTTCTAGACCGCATACGGTGTCGCACCCCGCGAAGCCCAGGAACAGCACCACTACCAGCACCAGCAGTGGCAGGATTAGAGACAAGTTGGACACGGCTGCCGCCCCTCCGTCATGCGAGGCTCCCCACCAGCACGACTGCGCCGGCGACCATGGCGGCATCCGCGAAGTTGAAGGTCAGTAGAGCTCGCAACGCGATGAAGTCCACGACCGCGCCGAGCACTAGCCGATCAACGAGGTTTCCGGCCGCGCCACCCGTGACCAGACCCAGACCGACGGCCCCGCCAATGCCCAGCGAAGACCAATGCACCACGACCAGCAGCCCCGCACACGCGAGCGCTGCAGCCCAGACCAAGATCGCCCAGCGGACAGGCAGCGCGACCACAGCCCCTCGGTGATTGAGCACCCACCTCAAGGCAGACCGCCAAGCAACCCGGCGCAGGTCGCGACCAGCGAGCAGCCGTCCCGCAACCGCCTTCGAGAGCTGGTCCACGCAGACCGCCACAGCTCCCGCCGCAAGGAAGGCCACGGCAACCTGAAGCATCATCAGCCTCCCGCTGGGGACATCTCATCCAAGGTGCGATCTTCCATCTGGGCGACCACTCCACCCCGGCCACCGAACATCCGAAACGTCTGCCGCCATCTGCCTTCCCCACATCTGCTCCAGACGGGTAATTCCGTGCGACAGATGTTGGGCGACCGCCGAGAACTAACCTCCAGCGGTCACAGCACCTACTTACCACCCCAAGTCGAGCAGTGCGGTGGATTTACAAAAGGATGGGCGCGGCGGCATAACTCGCAAGATGTCGTCGGGAGAGACCTCAACCTCGTGGCCTCAGTCTTGGCCTCATTCGCCTACGTTCGTCGCCGGGCTCATTGTCAGAGCTTTCTGGTTGTCAGTGGTTCAGCTTCGACACATCGGGGGAGTATCTCCTGGTTGCCTCTCGCCAACTTTCGGGGACGGCCACAGCGGAATGGCCCGCCGTCACGTGACCTCGAACGGCTGTCGTCGGTTACTTGCATTTGGAGGCAGCGGCCGGATGCATCCCAGATCTAGTACTCGCCCTCGATGACGTGGACCCACTCGACAACCCGATTGCTACCGGCCGGGGCAGAGCCGTCTGCGCCCGTGAAGAGGAAAGCAGCGGATCCGAGTTCCTGCGGCACTCTCCTGTGGACCCGCCGAAGCGAGCGGCCCCTGCACGAAGGTGGGATGTACGGCCCGCCCCGGGCGCGGTGTTCCGGTGGCTGGGGGGAGTCAGCCGCACCGGCCC encodes:
- a CDS encoding M56 family metallopeptidase; amino-acid sequence: MDYAAYLPLVVSVLLWLTGASLGRWLPPPTAVRLLTAAALVTALSTGFVLAVVAFVVLARIPFVAALGHWSVAKLGTGDRIPTAIGVAAGVIVVALLAAAIRRLFIAGRDLAVAAITCRQLGPAADGLVVVQDERPDAYTLPSGLSGRVVVSTAMLRALPAGERRVLLAHEASHLRHRHHLYVQVVELSAAANPLLRPLATAVRAAIERWADEDAAEEVCDRRLAARALARAGLARSGSLPGVALAAAASAVSDRARALLGEPPRRRRGLALAVAALTVVALAASAETAKDTDHQFEIAKAAYIRTQPGNRHASCTAAKARVAATQDVPRWTTSGVSHSCNRPRPFIA
- a CDS encoding Chromate resistance protein ChrB codes for the protein MLLVYRLPRAPSTPRIAVWRKLRRLGVAQLGDGVVALPADARTREQLEWIAGEVREASGSAGVWLARPGSNAQDRELAESMAAARAEEYQAVRREADAALTLEDRDRSRVLRRLRGELRRIRRRDFFPPGERDEAVAAVELLAGEPAGSAATNVSAVRKPVRRA
- a CDS encoding TlpA disulfide reductase family protein; the encoded protein is MSIGLVNCVLAAIHENENKAYPRLCHSLTVRVDDTYRGAADPIPEAERTGVRTTVEVQLSTPTVALPVDAVADTFWSRSREPVRRVARGGPLSPWGRPTCWPRISARLRLRAWLRDTPAELPEFLHGDLYLTAGLVRTVLWQWHPLPPRRRTFLGLDHSAESEVRFEPAAGTTLTDQQRILVERIVRNAFHSDSEPVSAELQLPPEVYRFDYKLQPTGARPSAMLLFTLSDRPPGPQGPGSVGARFLPDGADFAVAVGRDYLLSLLHRELLGGLPPDYERSGTFWSISIRPDWNGATFDLQPGRILFSVGGDGGITYGVGPLSTTDDFSFSVQLAVTLQVVGGQVRPALVGDPEIGLHGVFAFESLINDAARNAIKAGFQAKLDPLPADLRDALDIGRYLKTMMSALHPADPGVALTGVQIRADGVVVAGTVALAPSRPVTVRRADLNSRADALESWIPGGTIDRFVWDGHHEEHRFVTEKPIAAIQRCLSVQGTRVTRGGGLVPVAAEDCPLVVALLPLLTGPPTPSAPCRRPLLPLLAGGPEEGVNVVGHYDPWASGLAPRQGPTNLLVHFAERPWAEAARTIAEALAATRLRDAALIVLGVVRPGGLARAAEAPLGGDATVLLTEDSSGSWAETFGISNRSTTVLVGPNGLVRWHDEEALDPAKLARALDEHLEPGGKVAWWPLRLAVPTGGRAPDAPLRLGDGRQLALRRLRGGSVVLSFWTSCSEPSVEQLRQLRDALETGRADRPHIFGIGDGEGPQQVAQLAEREQLPFPLVADPERSIARRYGVSCWPTTVQIGPDRSVEATDLGLVPGVSLCERLTLGDTGHLTNDVTL
- a CDS encoding signal peptidase II, yielding MMLQVAVAFLAAGAVAVCVDQLSKAVAGRLLAGRDLRRVAWRSALRWVLNHRGAVVALPVRWAILVWAAALACAGLLVVVHWSSLGIGGAVGLGLVTGGAAGNLVDRLVLGAVVDFIALRALLTFNFADAAMVAGAVVLVGSLA
- a CDS encoding chromate resistance protein ChrB domain-containing protein, whose amino-acid sequence is MHIDRAACAWLIRRYIDPDPHLRLRRRPQRGSVRCDTVRHPRRGTLPPR
- the chrA gene encoding chromate efflux transporter; this encodes MWFAISLQTFGGPAGQIAVMQRTLVEQRRWIGQRRFLHALSYCTLLPGPEAQQLAIYVGWLLNGLRGGLVAGVLFVLPGMIALLGLSAVYVAAGDSTVVASLFAGLAPAVLAIVAQAVLRVGRRALGSPGLVAVALTAFVALFAFGVPFPAVVASAAGVGWALGHWRPDVMPATTRSNGDDHGTEPLIPDDALHTDRPSTAHSVKVLAVGLLAWAVPVAAVVVLTGTGSVFTEQSLFFSGAALVTFGGAYAVLSYVAQQAVQVYGWLAPGEMVRGLALAETTPGPLIMVVQFVAFVGAYRDPGPLHPWVAATVAALLTTWVTFVPCFVFIFLGAPYVERLRNNHALTHALSGITAAVVGVIANLAVFFALHTLFADTATLTPGPLRAEVPVLPSVQPMAFAIALVAGYLLLRRNWTVLRTLAVCAAIGLVTGLVTTSLGQ
- a CDS encoding DedA family protein; this encodes MNLLDPHSLLASLGALGVFLVLFAETGLLVAFFLPGDSLLFTAGLLCATASTSAVHLSLTTVLPAAVAGALLGAQTGFWIGGTVGPRLLDRPDRPRLGQAIERARQALDRYGTGKALVLARFIPLVRTVMNPLAGTVGVSTRTFTAWQVLGGTVWTVGVTVAGYLLGSSVPNVDHYLLPIVAVIVILSLVSVLLEIRRSRRPTAARSHSADGTGR